In a single window of the Delftia tsuruhatensis genome:
- a CDS encoding response regulator transcription factor encodes MRLLLVEDDVMVASGIKLGLSDAGYAVDWVGSAERALEVLAQEAFDLAVIDIGLPGIDGLELTRRLRSSAVESSAMPVLILTARDALQDRVQGLDQGADDYMVKPFELPELLARLRALLRRSQAATSAVLSFGPIELDTAGRRAGARQPVQDDEAEGKLLPIDLGPREWTVLEYLLIHAPKPASKDKLLQALTGWDREITPNAVEVYVSRLRSKLEPHGVALRSIRGFGYRLELSHAAP; translated from the coding sequence ATGCGTTTGCTTCTGGTGGAAGACGATGTGATGGTGGCCAGCGGCATCAAGCTGGGGCTGTCCGATGCGGGGTATGCCGTGGACTGGGTCGGCAGTGCCGAGCGTGCCCTGGAGGTGCTGGCGCAGGAAGCCTTCGACCTGGCCGTGATCGACATCGGCCTGCCGGGCATCGACGGGCTGGAGCTCACGCGCCGCCTGCGCAGCAGCGCGGTGGAAAGCTCGGCCATGCCCGTGCTGATCCTGACGGCGCGCGATGCGCTGCAGGATCGCGTGCAGGGACTGGACCAGGGCGCCGACGACTACATGGTCAAGCCCTTCGAGCTGCCCGAGCTGCTGGCGCGGTTGCGCGCGCTGCTGCGGCGCTCGCAGGCCGCCACCTCGGCGGTGCTCAGCTTCGGCCCCATCGAGCTGGACACGGCAGGCCGTCGCGCCGGTGCACGCCAGCCTGTGCAGGACGATGAGGCCGAGGGCAAGCTGCTGCCCATCGACCTGGGGCCGCGCGAATGGACGGTGCTGGAGTACCTGCTGATCCACGCTCCCAAGCCTGCCAGCAAGGACAAGCTGCTGCAGGCGCTCACGGGCTGGGACCGGGAGATCACGCCCAACGCGGTCGAGGTTTATGTCTCGCGCCTGCGCAGCAAGCTGGAGCCGCATGGCGTGGCCCTGCGCTCCATCCGGGGCTTCGGCTACCGGCTGGAACTCTCGCATGCGGCGCCCTGA
- a CDS encoding glycosyltransferase family 2 protein, whose protein sequence is MDSSLVVSVVSHGHGAHIQRLLECLVSALRARPSRVVLTLNIPEADPVAPAAGWPFALEMRRNARPLGFGSNHNRALAQAREAFVCVINPDVCWPAGEDPLDGLVSRAAGAGLALAYPCQVGEDGGLQDFERELPSVWNLLRRKLVGRAERRVEWVNAACLVMQQDSWLRLGGFDEGFFMYCEDVDLCLRLRVQGGELRRADVCVVHAGQRASRRNLRHGAWHVASLLRLWSRPAYWKAKALPQAAPSLRALRGETS, encoded by the coding sequence ATGGATTCATCGTTGGTCGTGTCAGTGGTCAGCCACGGGCATGGCGCTCATATCCAGAGGCTGCTCGAGTGCCTGGTTTCGGCGCTGCGCGCGCGACCGTCGCGCGTGGTATTGACGCTCAATATCCCGGAGGCGGATCCCGTGGCGCCGGCCGCCGGCTGGCCCTTCGCATTGGAGATGCGGCGCAATGCACGGCCCCTGGGCTTTGGCAGCAACCACAATCGGGCGCTGGCACAGGCACGGGAGGCCTTTGTCTGCGTGATCAATCCTGATGTGTGCTGGCCTGCCGGAGAAGATCCTCTGGACGGGCTTGTGTCGCGGGCGGCAGGCGCAGGGCTGGCGCTGGCCTACCCCTGTCAGGTCGGCGAGGATGGCGGGTTGCAGGATTTCGAGCGGGAATTGCCCTCCGTCTGGAATCTGCTGCGGCGCAAGCTGGTTGGGCGCGCCGAGCGGCGCGTGGAATGGGTCAATGCGGCCTGCCTGGTGATGCAGCAAGACAGCTGGCTGCGGCTGGGCGGGTTTGACGAAGGTTTCTTTATGTACTGTGAGGATGTGGATCTGTGCCTGCGCCTGCGCGTGCAGGGCGGAGAGCTCAGGCGCGCCGATGTGTGCGTCGTGCATGCGGGGCAGCGGGCGAGCCGGCGCAACCTGCGCCATGGCGCCTGGCATGTGGCCAGCCTGCTGCGCCTGTGGAGCCGGCCGGCCTACTGGAAGGCCAAGGCCCTGCCGCAGGCAGCGCCGTCGCTGCGCGCCCTGCGCGGGGAGACATCGTGA
- a CDS encoding glycosyltransferase family 4 protein produces the protein MSVLAFMVSCAGCAVLLRWARQYAKSSYGYDKPQRFHVGEVPRLGGVPMFLGLAVSWGAGTWLSMRGDPSSLRMQLWVVVCLASMLPAVAGGVIEDVSQRLSVRYRLVLTLLSAVLAVSLCGLTVPRLGWPWLEQALGPAMPWLGVGLAVLALTGLPHAFNIIDGYNGLAGMVATIICLALAHVALQVGDRTLAAMLVTLAAATCGFLVWNYPRGMMFAGDGGAYVWGLAIALASIALVQRNAAVSPWFPMLLLIYPVWETVFSIYRKLMRGMSPGMADALHFHQLIYRRIVRGVFDDDLARRMLRRNNRTSPYLWAFTLLTVVPALLFWSNTPVLVGFCLLFVVSYVAAYLAIVRFKLPGWMQNNG, from the coding sequence ATGTCGGTATTGGCCTTCATGGTGTCCTGCGCGGGTTGCGCGGTGCTGCTGCGCTGGGCCCGGCAGTACGCCAAGAGTTCCTACGGCTATGACAAGCCGCAGCGTTTCCATGTGGGGGAAGTGCCGCGGCTCGGCGGCGTGCCCATGTTCCTGGGTCTGGCCGTGTCCTGGGGGGCGGGCACCTGGCTGAGCATGCGCGGAGACCCTTCGTCGCTGCGCATGCAGCTGTGGGTGGTCGTCTGCCTGGCTTCCATGCTGCCGGCCGTGGCGGGCGGCGTCATCGAGGATGTGTCACAGCGCCTGAGCGTGCGCTACCGGCTGGTGCTCACCCTGCTGAGTGCCGTGCTGGCCGTCTCGCTGTGCGGGCTGACCGTGCCCCGGCTGGGCTGGCCCTGGCTGGAACAGGCCCTGGGCCCGGCCATGCCCTGGCTGGGCGTGGGCCTGGCGGTGCTGGCCCTGACGGGGTTGCCGCACGCCTTCAACATCATCGATGGCTACAACGGGCTGGCCGGCATGGTGGCCACCATCATCTGCCTGGCGCTGGCCCATGTGGCCTTGCAGGTGGGCGACCGGACCCTGGCCGCCATGCTGGTGACGCTGGCGGCCGCCACCTGCGGCTTCCTGGTCTGGAACTACCCGCGCGGCATGATGTTCGCCGGCGATGGCGGGGCCTATGTCTGGGGGCTGGCGATCGCCCTGGCCAGCATCGCACTGGTGCAGCGCAATGCCGCGGTATCCCCCTGGTTTCCGATGCTGCTGCTGATCTACCCGGTCTGGGAGACGGTGTTCTCCATCTACCGCAAGCTGATGCGCGGCATGTCGCCGGGCATGGCGGACGCGCTGCATTTCCATCAGCTGATCTACCGGCGCATCGTGCGGGGCGTGTTCGACGACGATCTGGCGCGGCGCATGCTGCGTCGCAACAACCGGACCTCGCCCTATCTGTGGGCCTTCACGCTGCTGACCGTGGTGCCGGCCCTGCTGTTCTGGAGCAATACGCCGGTGCTGGTGGGCTTTTGCCTGCTGTTCGTGGTCAGCTACGTGGCCGCCTATCTGGCCATCGTGCGCTTCAAGCTGCCGGGGTGGATGCAGAACAACGGGTGA
- the slmA gene encoding nucleoid occlusion factor SlmA → MSESEVLSPLSAPGADVVSDEAAPASAPTPARKRPKPGERREQILQALAAMLEKPGAERITTAALAAHLGVSEAALYRHFASKAQMFEGLIEFIEQSVFTLVQQIVGREAAEEDRPATDGMRQASRVISLVLQFGERNPGMVRVMVGDAIVFEHERLQARMNQFFDRIESTLRQCLRPAAGALGSSAPTVDAQVAASVLTSFALGRLQRYARSGFRRLPTEHLEASLALMV, encoded by the coding sequence ATGTCCGAGTCTGAAGTTCTGTCGCCTTTATCCGCTCCTGGCGCCGATGTCGTTTCCGACGAAGCCGCCCCCGCTTCCGCCCCCACGCCTGCGCGCAAACGCCCCAAACCCGGGGAGCGGCGCGAGCAGATCCTGCAGGCGCTCGCGGCCATGCTGGAGAAGCCCGGCGCAGAACGCATCACCACGGCGGCGCTGGCTGCCCACCTGGGCGTCAGCGAGGCGGCCCTGTACCGCCACTTCGCCAGCAAGGCGCAGATGTTCGAGGGCCTGATCGAGTTCATCGAGCAGTCCGTCTTCACGCTGGTGCAGCAGATCGTCGGACGCGAAGCCGCCGAGGAAGACCGGCCTGCCACCGACGGCATGCGCCAGGCCAGCCGCGTGATCTCCCTGGTGCTGCAGTTCGGCGAGCGTAATCCCGGCATGGTGCGCGTCATGGTGGGCGATGCCATCGTCTTCGAGCACGAGCGCCTGCAGGCCCGCATGAACCAGTTCTTCGACCGCATCGAATCCACGCTGCGCCAGTGCCTGCGTCCTGCGGCGGGTGCACTGGGGTCGTCGGCACCCACGGTGGATGCCCAGGTGGCGGCCAGCGTGCTGACCTCGTTCGCCCTGGGCCGCCTGCAGCGCTATGCACGCTCGGGCTTTCGCCGCCTGCCGACCGAGCACCTGGAGGCCAGCCTGGCGCTGATGGTCTGA
- the argB gene encoding acetylglutamate kinase, which translates to MNDILSIAPRDKAEILAQALPYIRKFHGKTMVIKYGGNAMTDPALQADFAEDVVLLKLVGMNPVVVHGGGPQIETALNRLGKKGEFIQGMRVTDAETMEVVEWVLAGEVQQDIVGLIHQAGGKAVGLTGRDGGLIRARKLKMVDNKDPNIEYDVGQVGDIVSIDPSVVRALQDDAFIPVISPIGFGEENESYNINADVVASKLATVLQAEKLVLLTNTPGVLDKAGNLLTDLTAREIDALFADGTISGGMLPKISGALDAAKAGVNAVHIIDGRVPHSMLLEILTDQAYGTMIRSH; encoded by the coding sequence ATGAACGATATCCTCTCGATTGCCCCCCGCGACAAGGCCGAAATCCTCGCCCAGGCCCTGCCCTACATCCGCAAGTTCCATGGCAAGACCATGGTCATCAAGTATGGCGGCAACGCCATGACCGACCCGGCCCTGCAGGCCGACTTCGCGGAAGACGTGGTGCTGCTGAAGTTGGTGGGCATGAATCCGGTGGTGGTGCACGGCGGCGGGCCGCAGATCGAGACGGCGCTCAACCGGCTGGGCAAGAAGGGCGAGTTCATCCAGGGCATGCGCGTGACCGACGCGGAGACCATGGAAGTCGTGGAGTGGGTGCTGGCCGGCGAGGTGCAGCAAGACATCGTGGGCCTGATCCACCAGGCCGGCGGCAAGGCCGTGGGCCTGACCGGGCGCGATGGTGGCCTGATCCGCGCGCGCAAGCTGAAGATGGTCGACAACAAGGATCCGAACATCGAATACGACGTGGGCCAGGTGGGCGACATCGTCTCCATCGACCCCAGCGTGGTGCGCGCGCTGCAGGATGACGCCTTCATCCCTGTCATCAGCCCCATCGGTTTCGGCGAGGAGAACGAGAGCTACAACATCAACGCCGACGTGGTCGCCAGCAAGCTGGCTACGGTGCTGCAGGCCGAAAAGCTGGTGCTGCTGACCAACACGCCCGGCGTGCTGGACAAGGCCGGCAACCTGCTGACCGACCTGACGGCGCGCGAGATCGACGCGCTGTTCGCGGACGGCACCATCTCGGGCGGCATGCTGCCCAAGATCAGCGGCGCGCTGGACGCGGCCAAGGCCGGCGTCAATGCCGTGCACATCATCGATGGCCGCGTGCCGCACTCCATGCTGCTGGAAATCCTGACCGACCAGGCCTACGGCACCATGATCCGCAGCCATTGA
- a CDS encoding AAA family ATPase, with translation MQAITASLPPHPRHLHPVDPAQLIQRQQALTDAARQLKAELFGIDEVIDRVIDAIRAWYVLPQLISRPVIVCLWGLTGTGKTQLTRRLAQLLGFYDRFVEVQMDGFSHGASYRSSSISGMLGDSGISEGMPGVLVLDEFQRFRTVDTKGADVKVERYQDVWTLLSDGRLPPALSALANIERKLAEAHYEAERDDEEDERAGKKPYRFQLDVWDAQELKRMLKLHEPLTEIMQWPPAQVQALFMRFQQTHHAWETDYSKLLIFVCGNLDEMYHETAQRVEDCDTDADIFHRLTRKLSLIDVKKALGERFKPEQIARLGNEHVIYPSFSKATYERLIRNLCARYCDDIAAQCGVRFAIGQDVLGELYANAVFPAQGTRPLFSSVHAILSANLVNAALWVLEQQLPLAQDFGIALAPDRRHLVASGADTQGRMQQARFAVTLELNRLKQRANADFRALLAVHEAGHGLVYCLLFGQAPQEVKINIASFEGGYNSFAGLKATTRQNALDMMCVGLAGRVAEELVFGEMACTTGAEQDYRQVTAEAARHVRHHGFGERLSRTDVTVELDNHLNTDVQASNAAIEELLQGQYRRAHTLLREHRRAFTGLVDALMDHGMVTQPEMQALMAQGGVHIAVAAHTGPDESLVLEPFAARLAAFRQ, from the coding sequence ATGCAAGCCATCACCGCATCCCTGCCGCCACATCCGCGGCACCTGCACCCGGTCGATCCCGCGCAGTTGATACAGCGCCAGCAGGCACTGACCGATGCCGCAAGACAGCTCAAGGCCGAACTGTTCGGCATCGACGAAGTGATCGACCGCGTGATCGACGCCATCCGCGCCTGGTATGTGCTGCCCCAGCTCATCAGCCGCCCCGTCATCGTCTGCCTGTGGGGCCTCACCGGCACGGGCAAGACCCAGCTGACGCGGCGCCTGGCACAGCTACTGGGCTTCTACGACCGCTTCGTGGAAGTGCAGATGGACGGCTTCAGCCACGGCGCCAGCTACCGCAGCTCCTCCATCTCCGGCATGCTGGGCGACTCGGGCATTTCCGAGGGCATGCCCGGCGTGCTGGTGCTGGATGAATTCCAGCGCTTTCGCACGGTGGACACCAAGGGCGCCGACGTCAAGGTGGAGCGCTACCAGGATGTCTGGACGCTGCTGTCCGATGGCCGGCTGCCACCGGCCCTGAGCGCCTTGGCCAACATCGAGCGCAAGCTGGCGGAAGCGCACTATGAAGCCGAGCGCGATGACGAAGAGGACGAGCGCGCCGGCAAGAAGCCCTACCGCTTCCAGCTCGACGTCTGGGACGCGCAGGAGCTCAAGCGCATGCTCAAGCTGCACGAGCCGCTGACCGAGATCATGCAGTGGCCGCCCGCCCAGGTCCAGGCGCTGTTCATGCGCTTTCAGCAAACGCACCATGCCTGGGAGACCGACTACAGCAAGCTGCTCATCTTCGTGTGCGGCAACCTCGACGAGATGTACCACGAGACCGCGCAGCGCGTGGAGGACTGCGACACCGACGCCGACATCTTCCACCGCCTCACGCGCAAACTGTCGCTCATCGACGTGAAGAAGGCACTGGGCGAACGCTTCAAGCCCGAGCAGATCGCGCGGCTGGGCAACGAGCATGTCATCTACCCATCCTTCAGCAAGGCCACCTATGAACGGCTGATCCGCAACCTGTGCGCACGGTACTGCGACGACATCGCCGCCCAGTGCGGCGTGCGCTTTGCCATCGGCCAGGACGTGCTCGGCGAGCTGTATGCGAATGCGGTGTTCCCCGCCCAGGGCACGCGCCCACTGTTCTCGTCCGTGCATGCCATCCTGAGTGCCAACCTGGTCAATGCCGCGCTGTGGGTGCTGGAGCAGCAGTTGCCATTGGCGCAGGATTTCGGCATCGCGCTGGCGCCGGACAGGCGCCACCTGGTGGCCAGCGGCGCCGATACCCAGGGACGGATGCAGCAGGCGCGCTTCGCCGTGACGCTGGAGCTCAACCGACTCAAGCAGCGCGCCAACGCCGATTTCCGGGCCCTGCTCGCGGTGCACGAGGCCGGCCACGGGCTGGTCTATTGCCTCCTGTTCGGCCAGGCCCCGCAGGAGGTCAAGATCAACATCGCCTCGTTCGAGGGCGGCTACAACAGCTTCGCGGGCCTGAAGGCCACCACGCGCCAGAATGCGCTGGACATGATGTGCGTGGGCCTGGCGGGCCGCGTGGCCGAAGAGCTGGTGTTCGGCGAGATGGCCTGCACCACCGGGGCGGAGCAGGACTACAGGCAGGTCACGGCCGAGGCCGCGCGCCATGTGCGCCACCACGGTTTCGGCGAACGCCTGTCCCGCACCGACGTGACGGTGGAGCTTGACAACCACCTCAACACCGATGTGCAGGCCAGCAACGCCGCCATCGAGGAGCTGCTGCAAGGCCAGTACCGCCGCGCCCACACCCTGCTGCGCGAGCACCGCCGGGCCTTCACGGGCCTGGTGGACGCGCTCATGGACCACGGCATGGTCACCCAGCCGGAAATGCAGGCGCTGATGGCGCAAGGCGGCGTCCACATCGCGGTGGCGGCCCACACAGGCCCCGATGAGTCCCTGGTGCTGGAGCCGTTCGCGGCGCGCCTGGCGGCGTTCAGGCAGTAG
- a CDS encoding TetR/AcrR family transcriptional regulator, whose translation MSSVSAPRRTTRTPVEPKAGAAVAEAAAPAPRRALHKGQQTKATIVEAALNLATHIGLEGLSIGALAELTGMSKSGVFAHFGSREELQISVVHEYHDRFEQEVFFPALEAPRGVARLRALFDNWMKRTSIELDSGCIYISGAVEFDDRTGPVRDALTASVQTWHAAMRRTIVQCRESGDLRADVDENQLLFEIHGLILALHYEARFLRNEGSMQRAIDGFESILARYANPA comes from the coding sequence ATGTCCAGCGTTTCCGCCCCACGCCGCACCACCCGTACGCCGGTCGAACCCAAGGCCGGCGCCGCCGTTGCCGAGGCCGCCGCGCCCGCGCCGCGCCGCGCCCTGCACAAGGGCCAGCAGACCAAGGCCACCATCGTCGAGGCGGCCCTCAACCTGGCCACGCACATCGGCCTCGAAGGCCTGTCCATCGGTGCGCTGGCCGAGCTGACGGGCATGAGCAAGTCGGGCGTGTTCGCGCATTTTGGCTCGCGCGAGGAGCTGCAGATCTCCGTGGTCCATGAATACCACGACCGCTTCGAGCAGGAAGTGTTCTTTCCGGCACTCGAGGCGCCGCGCGGCGTGGCGCGCCTGCGCGCGCTGTTCGACAACTGGATGAAGCGCACCTCCATCGAGCTGGACTCGGGCTGCATCTACATCAGCGGCGCCGTGGAGTTCGACGACCGCACGGGGCCGGTGCGCGATGCGCTGACGGCCTCGGTCCAGACATGGCATGCGGCCATGCGCCGCACCATCGTGCAGTGCCGCGAAAGCGGCGACCTGCGTGCCGATGTGGACGAGAACCAGCTGCTGTTCGAGATCCACGGCCTGATCCTGGCCCTGCACTACGAGGCGCGCTTCCTGCGCAACGAAGGATCCATGCAGCGTGCCATCGACGGCTTCGAGAGCATCCTGGCGCGCTACGCCAACCCGGCCTGA
- a CDS encoding sensor histidine kinase, with protein MTANLRLRLLVLLVVPLTLLALMGGWFGYRSADEASTQHDQRLLRLLPALADSVLAPSIAEGTPPLVALTPAIEDFLRQRGNDVGYAVGDLQGHVVAGDTWIRFDVPSTPLAEFHSQEHDGLTYRVAVMRAETYGAGEMVLVLADGGDVRQQWVRQLLLHVLLPSVLLIAGAGIAIYWSVSRAFRPLLTLTQAVERRSPRDLSPIPEHSTPAEVRPLVRSLNRLFALVNAQTEGQRRFVADAAHQLRTPLAALQAQVEAWALSAQAAQAEARRKGTEAQVVLGVTQIEQLRDATRRTSQLARQLLALSRADARSAEVQPQQQVDLKEMCESMLEMFFDQASAKGLDFGLDVAPASIWGHSWLLRELVSNLVDNAIKYTPAGGSVTLRCGMYHGVAQSGTEPADWAFLEVEDDGPGVPEAERSQITQRFYRAQGAAGDGTGLGLAIADEIALLHQGSLGFAAGAQGRGLLVRLELPLQMPAVLSETVAAQSAGVRS; from the coding sequence ATGACGGCCAACCTGCGCCTACGCCTGCTGGTGCTGCTGGTGGTGCCGCTGACGCTGCTGGCCTTGATGGGCGGCTGGTTCGGCTATCGCTCGGCCGACGAGGCCTCCACCCAGCACGACCAGCGGCTGCTGCGCCTGCTGCCCGCGCTGGCCGACTCGGTCCTGGCCCCATCGATCGCCGAGGGCACGCCGCCACTGGTGGCGTTGACGCCGGCCATCGAGGATTTCCTGCGCCAGCGCGGCAACGATGTGGGCTATGCGGTGGGGGATCTGCAAGGCCATGTGGTCGCGGGCGATACCTGGATCCGCTTCGATGTGCCCTCCACGCCGCTGGCCGAGTTCCACAGCCAGGAGCATGACGGCCTGACCTACCGCGTGGCCGTGATGCGCGCGGAAACCTATGGCGCGGGGGAGATGGTGCTGGTCCTGGCCGATGGCGGCGATGTGCGCCAGCAATGGGTGCGCCAGCTGCTGCTGCACGTGCTGCTGCCCAGCGTGCTGCTGATCGCCGGAGCGGGGATCGCGATCTACTGGTCGGTCAGCCGGGCCTTCCGGCCGCTGCTGACGCTGACCCAGGCCGTGGAGAGACGCTCGCCGCGCGATCTCAGCCCCATCCCCGAGCACAGCACGCCCGCCGAGGTGCGTCCGCTGGTGCGTTCGCTCAACCGACTTTTCGCGCTGGTCAATGCACAGACCGAGGGGCAGCGGCGCTTCGTGGCCGATGCCGCCCACCAGCTGCGCACGCCGCTGGCCGCGCTCCAGGCCCAGGTCGAGGCCTGGGCATTGAGCGCCCAGGCCGCGCAGGCCGAGGCCCGGCGCAAGGGCACCGAGGCCCAGGTGGTGCTCGGTGTGACGCAGATCGAACAGTTGCGTGATGCCACGCGGCGCACCTCGCAGCTGGCGCGCCAGTTGCTGGCGCTGTCGCGCGCCGATGCCCGCAGTGCCGAGGTGCAGCCGCAGCAGCAGGTGGACCTCAAGGAAATGTGCGAAAGCATGCTGGAGATGTTCTTCGACCAGGCCAGTGCCAAGGGGCTGGACTTCGGCCTGGACGTCGCGCCGGCCAGCATCTGGGGCCACAGCTGGCTGCTGCGCGAACTGGTGTCCAATCTCGTGGACAACGCCATCAAGTACACACCGGCCGGCGGCAGTGTCACGCTGCGTTGCGGCATGTACCATGGAGTGGCGCAGTCCGGCACAGAGCCTGCGGACTGGGCCTTCCTGGAGGTCGAGGACGATGGGCCCGGCGTGCCCGAGGCCGAGCGCTCGCAGATCACCCAGCGCTTTTACCGCGCCCAGGGTGCCGCGGGCGATGGCACGGGGCTGGGACTGGCCATCGCCGACGAAATCGCCCTGCTGCACCAGGGCAGCCTGGGCTTTGCCGCAGGCGCGCAGGGCAGGGGCCTGCTGGTACGCTTGGAACTTCCATTGCAGATGCCGGCCGTGCTCTCGGAAACAGTAGCAGCGCAGTCAGCAGGCGTGCGATCCTGA